A window of Methanolobus sediminis contains these coding sequences:
- a CDS encoding NAD(P)-dependent alcohol dehydrogenase, translating into MKAVVYEKYGSPDVLEFRDIDKPVPKDNEILVKIHATTINRTDCGLRKAEPFIARFFTGLIRPKNKVLGSEFSGVIEAIGRDINRFQTGDNVFGHSGDKFGTHAEYTCLTENDPVVLKPQNMTYEEAASVCDGATLAWTYLSRADIQKGYKVLVNGASGSIGSAAVQLAKYCGAEVTGVCSTANVEMVKALGADRVIDYTKDDFTKDARKYEVVFDAVGKSSFSRCKNIIKSGGIYFSTELGFMAQNPFLDILTSKIGNKRVMFPLPKYKKEDVLFFKKLIEEGHLKAVIDRSYPLDDIVEAYRYVETGHKKGNVVITLQ; encoded by the coding sequence ATGAAAGCTGTTGTATATGAAAAATATGGTTCACCTGATGTCCTTGAATTTAGGGATATAGACAAACCTGTTCCAAAGGACAATGAGATTCTTGTAAAGATACATGCGACCACTATAAACAGGACTGATTGTGGACTTCGTAAAGCTGAACCTTTCATTGCAAGATTCTTCACTGGTTTGATCCGTCCGAAGAATAAAGTACTTGGATCAGAGTTCTCCGGAGTCATTGAAGCAATAGGCAGGGACATAAATAGATTCCAAACAGGTGATAATGTCTTTGGTCACAGTGGCGATAAGTTTGGGACACATGCAGAATATACATGTTTAACAGAAAATGACCCTGTAGTACTTAAGCCTCAGAATATGACCTACGAGGAAGCAGCTTCAGTCTGCGACGGTGCAACGCTGGCATGGACATACCTTAGCAGGGCTGATATTCAGAAAGGATACAAAGTCCTCGTCAACGGGGCATCAGGTTCCATTGGTTCAGCTGCAGTCCAGCTTGCAAAATACTGTGGAGCAGAAGTAACCGGAGTATGCAGTACCGCCAATGTGGAAATGGTTAAAGCTCTTGGAGCAGACCGGGTGATAGATTATACAAAAGATGATTTCACAAAAGATGCCCGGAAATACGAGGTTGTTTTTGATGCGGTAGGAAAAAGTTCATTTTCACGTTGCAAGAACATCATAAAATCCGGTGGGATCTATTTCTCTACCGAACTGGGATTCATGGCCCAAAATCCATTCCTTGATATTCTGACATCGAAAATTGGTAACAAAAGAGTGATGTTCCCTCTTCCGAAATACAAAAAAGAAGATGTCCTGTTTTTTAAGAAGCTTATTGAAGAAGGTCATCTAAAAGCTGTAATAGACCGTTCTTATCCACTGGATGATATTGTGGAAGCTTACAGGTATGTTGAAACCGGGCATAAAAAAGGAAATGTTGTAATCACCCTTCAATAA